A single window of Nicotiana tomentosiformis chromosome 1, ASM39032v3, whole genome shotgun sequence DNA harbors:
- the LOC104101327 gene encoding BURP domain protein USPL1-like, with translation MDIKLGACILSLNLLILLVTYGTEARKLAEGNNEVVQKTDVFFWIYDNQGENGYHKTFKENAQVHSLSNNKDLENKDDTYFWIYNNQGENIQQQNGKIKKENGQVHLSSNNMDLQNKVDNYFWIYNKQGENNQQKAKKENVHIHSSSHMDHIDPSLRVFFLMDDLKLGKAMTVSFPRRDLSSSSPKFLPKEEADSIPFSLKKLPNLLQRFSFSQNSPQAKAMEDTLKECEVTPIKGETKYCATSSEAMLDFVQGIMGENIQFKVLSTTHFSNSTPLLQKYTILDAPQEVAAPKMVACHTMPYAYAIFYCHYTISKSKVFKVSLGGENGDRVEAIAVCHLDTSEWSPSHVSFRVLGILPGTSPICHFFPSDNLVWVPKIATVQEL, from the exons ATGGATATTAAGCTTGGTGCTTGTATTCTCTCCCTGAATCTCCTGATTTTGTTG GTTACTTATGGAACTGAAGCTAGGAAACTAGCTGAAGGAAACAATGAAGTTGTCCAAAAGACTGATGTCTTTTTCTGGATTTATGATAACCAAGGAGAAAATGGTTATCACAAAACATTTAAAGAAAATGCACAAGTTCATTCATTATCAAATAACAAGGATCTTGAAAATAAGGATGATACTTATTTCTGGATATACAATAACCAAGGTGAAAATATTCAGCAGCAAAATGGCAAGATCAAGAAAGAGAATGGTCAAGTTCATTTATCATCAAATAACATGGATCTCCAAAACAAGGTTGATAATTATTTTTGGAtatacaataaacaaggagaaAATAATCAGCAGAAAGCCAAAAAAGAGAATGTCCATATCCATTCATCTTCCCACATGGATCACATTGATCCTTCTCTAAGAGTTTTCTTCCTTATGGATGATCTAAAGTTAGGAAAAGCAATGACTGTCTCCTTCCCAAGAAGggatctttcttcttcttctcctaaaTTCTTGCCCAAAGAAGAAGCAGATTCCATTCCATTTTCACTAAAGAAACTCCCAAACCTTCTTCAACGTTTCTCGTTCTCTCAAAATTCTCCACAAGCTAAAGCTATGGAAGATACATTAAAAGAATGTGAGGTTACACCTATAAAGGGAGAGACAAAGTATTGTGCCACATCCTCAGAGGCAATGCTTGATTTTGTACAAGGAATTATGGGAGAAAATATTCAATTCAAAGTTCTATCGACAactcatttctcaaactcaacTCCTCTGCTTCAAAAGTATACCATTTTGGATGCTCCACAGGAAGTTGCAGCTCCTAAGATGGTGGCATGTCATACAATGCCTTACGCTTACGCGATTTTCTACTGTCATTATACAATTAGTAAGAGCAAGGTGTTCAAGGTTTCATTAGGTGGTGAAAATGGTGATAGAGTGGAAGCAATtgctgtttgtcatttggataccTCTGAATGGAGTCCATCTCATGTATCTTTCCGTGTGCTCGGTATATTACCAGGAACATCACCTATCTGTCACTTTTTTCCATCCGATAATCTAGTTTGGGTTCCAAAAATTGCTACTGTACAAGAGctttga